ATTATGGATACACATACAAGTGGAGATGGTAGGTGAGAGGTCAATCTACTACTTAAACATAGAGAGGGATGGGGGTTGGTGTCTTAAGTGACTATCTTTTATCTCCACACTCAGCTGCCAGACGCCTTGTATTCTCACCCTTGTCTTTGTTATGCTGTTATAATGTGAGCCATGCCTTCATTTTTAATATTGCAAACTAAATTTACGTTCCACCTTATTAAGATTGGAGAGCTCAAGAAGCTAGTCGAAGAAGGAAAGATCAAATACATCGGATTATCCGAAGCATCTGCATCAACAATCAGAAGGGCTCATGCCGTCCATCCTATCACTGCAGTTCAGATGGAGTGGTCACTTTGGACTAGAGACGTGGAAGAAGACATAATTCCAACTTGCAGGTATTGTACGAAAACCATGCCATGTAGTTTGTTGAAAGATTTATACGCTTTATTTACTAAATTGCTTGTCTTTTTTTCTTGCCAATTTCAGAGAACTTGGAATTGGAATTGTAGCTTACAGCCCACTTGGCAGAGGGTTCTTCTCTAAAGGGTCAAAACTGGTTGACTCGCTATCAGACCAGGACTTCCGCAGAGTGAGTTTCATGTCATTGTTGTTATTCCTGTAGCTTCATGAGCTAACCAGTAGAACCAAAAGCCTGAACTAATAGATAGAAGgtgggcaatccacatatactcaGTGGCGGACCTACGCTGAAACAAACCGTGCCATGGCCCGCCCTGCCCCAAATCATTTTCTCCTTTATCAAGCAATTATCTAGCACTAAAACTCCTTTAATTCTGTCCAAACTCACTGCTCCTTTCTGTTTTCTCATCAAAAAAATATGATTTGGCCCGCCCAATGTTTCCtgtcaagctccgccactgcatATATTGTAAAACCCCCTCCCACGTGTGACTCAATGATGCCTAGACGTGAATAGAATCTCACGTAAGACATTGACGCCTATACGTGGACATATAGAGGGCAAGagcaatttaaatttgaattgcaAAAGCCGAAATTTTAACCCAAGACctctgctctgataccatgttaagtttCATGCATCAACGAGTAGAACCTAAAGTTTGAACTGATAGAAGGCACACAATCCACCTATACTATATCATTTAATTCTTTGTTGTCCGTTAGAAGGCACACAATCAGCCATCATTTTTatttggaatggggtagccccagcctctgcaaaTCTGCCatcatcttttttttttctcttcgaAATGGGGTAGCCCTGGCCTCTGCAAATCTGCTATCAGCTGACTTATTAGGTTTACCTTTTGTCGAAATGGTCATCTTTCCACTATACGATTTTTTTAAAAAACTATGCTTGAATGTGTTGTCAATTTCTTACTAGAAAAAGGAAATGGAACTTCTACAACCAGTTGGTTATTCACCGAGGACTTATTTTGCAGAATTTGCCCAGATTCCAACCACAGAATCTTGAGAAGAATGACCAGATATTTGAGCATGTTAACGCAATGGCAACAAGAAAAGGGTGCACACCATCACAACTTGCATTGGCCTGGGTTCATCATCAGGGGATCGATGTTTGCCCCATACCTGGCACAACAAAAATCGAGAATTTCAACCAGAACGTGGGAGCGCTATCTGTGAAGCTCACACCAGAGGAGATGGCCGAACTCGAGTCCTACGCCAGTGCAGGTGATGTCCAGGGTGACCGGTATGCTGGAGTGGCGAGTACTTGGAAAGATTCTGAGACCCCTCCATTGTCATCCTGGAAGGCTGAGTAGACATTTTCATTTTCTTCAATGAGACTACAGGAGTCCCCGATTCAAACAAATAAAAGAAGAGCCTTATCGTATTCATATTTTGTGACTGCCAATTAGAGTTGGACATGCATTACTGTGCATGCTAGTCTGTGAACCGAACCGAGCTGTGATTTTGTGTGTGTATTGTATGTTTTTGTTCTCGGTATATGTACAATTAGTACGTTGAATAAGCTTCTGAGCTCTACTG
This region of Lolium perenne isolate Kyuss_39 chromosome 2, Kyuss_2.0, whole genome shotgun sequence genomic DNA includes:
- the LOC127334235 gene encoding probable aldo-keto reductase 2, whose translation is MAAAPVTVTVVPRLKLGSQGMEVSAQGLGCMGMSAFYGPPKPEPDMVALIHHAVAAGVTLLDSSDSYGPHTNEILLGKALQGGVREKVDLATKFGLSFADGKREIRGDPAYVRAACEGSLKRLGVDCIDLYYQHRIDTRVPIEVTIGELKKLVEEGKIKYIGLSEASASTIRRAHAVHPITAVQMEWSLWTRDVEEDIIPTCRELGIGIVAYSPLGRGFFSKGSKLVDSLSDQDFRRNLPRFQPQNLEKNDQIFEHVNAMATRKGCTPSQLALAWVHHQGIDVCPIPGTTKIENFNQNVGALSVKLTPEEMAELESYASAGDVQGDRYAGVASTWKDSETPPLSSWKAE